Proteins encoded within one genomic window of Bermanella sp. WJH001:
- the sufC gene encoding Fe-S cluster assembly ATPase SufC — protein sequence MLSIKNLHASVEDKEILKGLNIEIKPGEVHAIMGPNGAGKSTLGNVLSGREGYEVTAGEVSFDGKNILDMDTEERAREGLFLAFQYPVEIPGVSNLEFLKASVDAVRAHRGEEPMDSVSFLKLAREKCKAVNLDQNFLKRGVNEGFSGGEKKRNEIMQMMLLEPKLCILDETDSGLDIDALQVVAEGVNSQRDPNRSFIVVTHYQRLLDYIVPDFVHVLADGKIVKSGGKELALELEEKGYGWIENGAA from the coding sequence ATGTTAAGCATCAAAAATTTACACGCAAGCGTTGAAGATAAAGAAATCCTAAAAGGCTTAAATATCGAAATTAAGCCGGGTGAAGTGCATGCCATTATGGGGCCAAACGGTGCCGGTAAAAGTACCCTAGGCAATGTACTGTCTGGTCGTGAAGGCTATGAAGTAACAGCGGGTGAAGTCAGCTTTGATGGCAAAAATATTTTAGACATGGATACCGAAGAACGTGCTCGCGAAGGTTTGTTTTTAGCGTTTCAGTATCCAGTAGAAATACCGGGTGTGAGCAATCTAGAATTTTTAAAAGCTTCTGTTGATGCTGTTCGTGCCCATCGTGGTGAAGAGCCAATGGACAGTGTGAGTTTTTTAAAGTTAGCCCGTGAAAAATGCAAAGCGGTTAACCTAGATCAAAACTTTTTAAAACGTGGCGTTAACGAAGGCTTTAGTGGTGGCGAGAAAAAACGTAACGAGATCATGCAAATGATGTTGCTTGAGCCAAAACTTTGCATCTTAGACGAAACCGATTCTGGTTTGGATATTGACGCCCTACAAGTGGTTGCGGAAGGTGTGAACTCTCAGCGTGACCCTAATCGTTCATTTATTGTAGTGACTCACTATCAGCGTTTGCTTGATTACATAGTTCCTGACTTTGTACACGTGTTAGCAGATGGCAAGATCGTAAAATCTGGTGGCAAAGAGTTGGCGCTTGAATTAGAAGAGAAAGGCTACGGCTGGATTGAAAACGGAGCGGCTTAA
- the sufT gene encoding putative Fe-S cluster assembly protein SufT, translating to MERRMVVAQSDVPARLVPVGTKITIPSGSFVTLTQALGGNYTVIYNGNMARVDGTDAHALGLESEVLTFEPADGENIREADVWQALKTIYDPEIPVNLVDLGLIYNVRIDQTSKQVFIDMTLTAPACGMGPVLVSDVKYRTALVPNVKDVKVELVFDPPWSREMMSEEAQLETGMFF from the coding sequence ATGGAAAGAAGAATGGTGGTAGCGCAGAGTGATGTTCCTGCGCGCCTAGTGCCGGTTGGCACCAAGATTACAATTCCATCTGGCAGCTTTGTGACGTTGACCCAAGCGCTCGGTGGCAATTATACCGTGATTTATAACGGCAATATGGCCCGCGTCGATGGTACCGATGCACATGCTCTGGGGTTAGAATCTGAAGTGTTAACGTTTGAGCCTGCGGATGGCGAGAACATTCGTGAAGCCGATGTGTGGCAAGCACTTAAAACCATTTATGACCCTGAAATCCCTGTTAACCTTGTAGACCTTGGTTTGATTTATAACGTACGTATTGATCAAACCAGTAAACAAGTGTTCATTGATATGACATTAACCGCTCCTGCCTGTGGTATGGGTCCGGTGTTAGTAAGTGATGTGAAATATCGTACCGCACTGGTGCCTAATGTTAAGGATGTGAAAGTAGAGTTGGTATTTGACCCGCCTTGGTCCCGAGAGATGATGAGTGAAGAAGCTCAACTGGAAACCGGCATGTTTTTCTAA
- the iscR gene encoding Fe-S cluster assembly transcriptional regulator IscR: MRLTTKGRYAVTAMLDLAIHGQNKPVSLNDISNRQGISLSYLEQLFAKLRRSDLVSSVRGPGGGYRLAHSESEISIAQVVDAVNESMDATRCRGKGDCQEGDQCLTHHLWQDLSQQIHAFLDDISIQDLVSKKEIRDVAKRQDERAQHKIETDSLISLTSA, from the coding sequence ATGAGACTAACAACAAAAGGCCGCTATGCGGTGACTGCTATGCTGGATCTGGCCATTCATGGTCAAAATAAACCAGTAAGCTTAAATGATATTTCCAATCGCCAAGGCATTAGTTTGTCTTATTTAGAGCAGCTGTTTGCCAAGTTACGTCGTAGTGACTTGGTGTCTTCGGTACGAGGCCCTGGTGGCGGTTATCGATTAGCTCATAGCGAAAGCGAAATCAGTATCGCCCAAGTGGTGGATGCGGTGAATGAATCCATGGATGCCACCCGTTGTCGGGGGAAAGGTGACTGCCAAGAGGGAGACCAATGTCTTACCCATCATTTATGGCAGGACCTTAGTCAGCAAATCCATGCATTTTTAGACGATATAAGCATTCAGGACTTGGTCAGTAAAAAAGAGATTCGCGATGTTGCTAAGCGCCAAGATGAGCGCGCACAGCATAAAATTGAAACGGATTCGTTGATAAGCCTAACATCCGCATAG
- a CDS encoding aminotransferase class V-fold PLP-dependent enzyme yields the protein MTPIYLDYAATTPVDPQVAEAMAACLTLDGNFANPASRSHRFGWMAEEAVESARGQLATALHCDSREIVWTSGATEANNLAIKGVSAGKLKGHIITSTIEHKAVLDVCAYLQQQGYRVTYLQPQASGVINVEQVEQAIEEDTFLVSLMYVNNELGSINPIPAIAQLCQAKNILLHVDAAQALGKVEINLERDAIDLLSISAHKFYGPKGMGALYVRRGVKVSAQIHGGGHERGMRSGTLPTHQIVGLGLAAQIATQQFTQEEARLSALKQMLIDGLMPIGGVCINGDNTVANITNISFADVDGESLLLSLHDLAVSSGSACNSATMAPSYVLKAIGLDDELAHASIRFSMGRFTTENDINQAVASVTTAVQRLRAMTA from the coding sequence ATGACCCCAATTTATCTAGATTATGCAGCCACTACACCAGTGGACCCTCAAGTGGCCGAGGCTATGGCTGCCTGCTTAACTCTGGATGGTAATTTTGCAAACCCTGCCTCACGCTCTCACCGATTTGGTTGGATGGCTGAAGAGGCAGTTGAAAGTGCCCGTGGCCAATTGGCCACCGCGTTGCATTGTGACTCCCGAGAAATTGTTTGGACATCAGGGGCGACCGAAGCCAACAACCTTGCCATTAAAGGGGTGAGTGCGGGTAAGTTAAAAGGCCACATTATTACCAGTACCATTGAGCATAAAGCGGTATTGGATGTGTGTGCTTATTTGCAGCAACAAGGTTACCGTGTCACTTATTTGCAGCCGCAAGCATCGGGCGTCATTAATGTTGAGCAAGTGGAGCAGGCCATCGAAGAAGACACGTTTTTAGTGTCGCTGATGTATGTTAACAATGAGCTTGGTTCAATCAATCCTATTCCTGCCATTGCGCAGCTTTGTCAGGCAAAGAATATTTTATTGCACGTAGATGCCGCTCAGGCTTTAGGTAAAGTTGAGATTAACTTAGAGCGTGATGCCATTGATTTACTCTCAATTAGTGCGCACAAATTTTACGGCCCCAAAGGTATGGGAGCACTGTATGTGCGTCGCGGTGTTAAGGTCAGTGCACAGATTCATGGTGGTGGACACGAGCGTGGCATGCGTAGTGGTACCTTGCCTACCCATCAAATTGTGGGTCTGGGTTTGGCCGCACAAATAGCAACACAACAGTTTACACAAGAAGAAGCGCGGTTAAGTGCTCTAAAACAAATGCTGATAGATGGCTTAATGCCCATAGGTGGCGTTTGTATTAATGGCGACAACACAGTGGCCAATATTACTAACATCAGTTTTGCTGATGTGGACGGTGAGTCCCTTTTATTATCATTACACGATTTAGCGGTGAGCTCTGGCAGTGCATGTAACTCTGCCACCATGGCCCCGTCATACGTTTTAAAAGCCATTGGCTTAGATGATGAACTGGCCCATGCATCCATTCGATTTTCAATGGGTCGATTCACCACAGAAAATGACATTAATCAGGCGGTAGCCAGTGTGACTACTGCCGTACAAAGACTGAGAGCCATGACCGCATAG
- the sufB gene encoding Fe-S cluster assembly protein SufB: MSEDINQYIKNEYAAGFITDIESDTLPPGLNEDVIRFISAKKGEPEWLLEWRLKAFAMFLEMEEPTWAHVHYPKINFQDISYYSSPKSMADKPQSLDEVDPELLRTYEKLGIPLHEQAVLAGVANVAMDVVFDSVSVATTFREKLSEAGVIFMPISEAVHKHPELIQKYLGSVVPQRDNYYAALNCAVFSDGSFVYIPKGVRCPMELSTYFRINEQNTGQFERTLIIADEGSHVSYLEGCTAPMRDENQLHAAVVELVALDNAEIKYSTVQNWYPGDENGKGGIYNFVTKRAVAHTNAKVSWTQVETGSAVTWKYPSCILKGDNAIGEFYSVALTNNYQQADTGTKMIHLGKNTKSTIISKGISAGKSQNAYRGLVRMNPSAAGARNFTQCDSLLIGDKCGAHTFPYIESKHPSAVIEHEATTSTVSDDQMFLCQQRGIDPEKAVSMIVNGFCKEVFKELPMEFAVEAGKLLEVSLEGSVG, translated from the coding sequence ATGAGCGAAGACATTAATCAATATATCAAAAATGAATACGCAGCAGGATTCATTACCGATATAGAAAGTGACACCTTACCGCCTGGTTTAAACGAAGATGTGATTCGTTTTATTAGTGCAAAAAAAGGCGAGCCTGAGTGGTTGCTTGAATGGCGACTAAAAGCGTTTGCTATGTTTTTGGAAATGGAAGAGCCAACATGGGCTCATGTGCATTATCCAAAAATTAACTTTCAAGATATTTCATATTACTCATCACCAAAAAGCATGGCCGATAAGCCACAGTCTTTGGATGAAGTGGACCCTGAACTTTTGCGCACTTATGAAAAACTCGGTATCCCATTGCATGAGCAAGCGGTGCTGGCGGGTGTGGCAAACGTGGCAATGGATGTTGTATTTGACTCCGTATCGGTTGCCACAACTTTCCGTGAAAAATTATCTGAAGCGGGCGTGATTTTTATGCCAATTTCAGAAGCGGTGCACAAACACCCTGAATTGATTCAAAAATATTTAGGTTCAGTTGTGCCGCAACGTGACAATTATTATGCGGCACTTAACTGCGCGGTGTTCTCGGATGGCAGTTTCGTTTACATACCAAAAGGTGTGCGCTGCCCGATGGAGCTTTCTACATACTTCCGTATTAATGAACAAAATACGGGGCAGTTTGAACGTACCTTAATTATTGCAGATGAAGGTTCACACGTAAGCTACCTTGAGGGTTGTACGGCTCCAATGCGTGATGAAAATCAATTGCACGCAGCGGTGGTTGAACTGGTTGCATTAGACAACGCTGAAATTAAATACAGCACGGTGCAAAACTGGTACCCAGGTGATGAAAACGGCAAAGGTGGTATTTATAACTTTGTAACCAAACGTGCGGTTGCTCATACCAATGCCAAAGTGTCTTGGACACAAGTTGAAACGGGATCAGCGGTCACTTGGAAATACCCAAGCTGTATTTTAAAAGGTGATAACGCTATTGGTGAGTTTTACTCCGTTGCGTTAACCAATAATTATCAGCAAGCGGATACCGGCACCAAGATGATTCACCTTGGTAAAAATACTAAGTCCACCATCATTTCTAAAGGTATCAGTGCGGGTAAAAGCCAAAACGCCTACCGTGGTTTGGTGCGTATGAATCCAAGTGCAGCTGGTGCGCGTAACTTTACCCAGTGTGATTCTTTATTGATTGGTGATAAATGTGGTGCTCATACGTTCCCATATATTGAGAGCAAACACCCAAGCGCAGTGATCGAGCACGAAGCAACCACTTCAACCGTAAGTGATGACCAAATGTTTTTATGTCAGCAGCGCGGTATTGACCCAGAAAAAGCGGTTTCAATGATCGTTAACGGTTTCTGTAAAGAAGTATTTAAAGAGCTGCCAATGGAATTTGCCGTCGAAGCGGGCAAGTTATTAGAAGTGTCATTGGAAGGCTCGGTCGGTTAA
- the sufD gene encoding Fe-S cluster assembly protein SufD — translation MTQAVSEFNQQALSLVKANASAQVFKSVNDAGAQAFADMPFPTRKTESWKYTSLHALTKQNFNQAVDVNNASHASVDFAIDGLDALELVFVNGQFQTVLSSKETLDGLQLVRFSEASAEQLALIEKHLAKNAETERNLFTALNNAQVNDGVFVLVSKNTQLTKPVKIVNISTPQAQPATAFNRCLVILEQHAQATVIEQFVSSDEEQNVVLNQVSEMIVGDGAHLNHYRLHKEHESSLHFGGVYVDLNRDSQFTSYQVLLGGQIKRFDVLVNHNVGGSHCEMKGVYLPKNDQHVDIHSYIEHKAPNCTTNEVYRGIMADRSKAVFNGRIHIHPDAQKTLAELSNKNLLLSDKAQINTKPELEIYADDVKCAHGATVAQLNETAKFYLQSRGISAQEADIMLSFGFINELLESIPLEALRVSLRPLLAQQFSTDKSLTQHILADDAQG, via the coding sequence ATGACTCAAGCAGTTTCAGAGTTTAATCAACAAGCATTATCGTTAGTTAAAGCGAATGCTTCAGCGCAAGTATTCAAAAGTGTTAATGACGCGGGCGCGCAAGCGTTTGCAGATATGCCATTTCCAACTCGTAAAACCGAGTCTTGGAAATACACCAGTTTGCATGCTTTGACAAAACAAAACTTCAATCAAGCGGTTGATGTAAATAATGCCAGTCATGCATCGGTTGATTTTGCCATTGATGGATTGGACGCGCTTGAATTGGTTTTTGTAAATGGTCAATTTCAAACCGTCTTATCAAGTAAAGAAACGTTAGATGGTTTGCAGTTGGTGCGTTTTAGCGAAGCCTCAGCCGAGCAATTGGCATTAATTGAAAAGCACCTTGCTAAAAATGCTGAAACCGAGCGTAACTTATTTACCGCATTAAATAATGCACAGGTTAATGACGGCGTATTTGTATTGGTAAGCAAAAACACCCAGTTAACCAAGCCGGTTAAAATTGTGAATATCAGTACCCCACAAGCGCAACCAGCTACTGCATTTAATCGCTGTTTAGTGATACTTGAGCAACATGCGCAAGCCACTGTGATTGAGCAATTTGTTTCAAGCGATGAAGAGCAAAACGTGGTGCTTAACCAAGTCAGCGAAATGATTGTGGGAGATGGCGCTCATCTGAATCACTATCGTTTACACAAAGAGCACGAGAGCAGTTTGCACTTTGGTGGTGTGTATGTGGATCTAAATCGTGATAGCCAGTTCACCAGTTACCAGGTGCTGCTAGGTGGTCAGATTAAACGGTTTGATGTGTTGGTTAATCACAACGTTGGCGGTAGCCATTGTGAAATGAAAGGTGTTTACCTGCCTAAAAATGATCAACATGTGGATATCCATAGTTACATTGAACACAAGGCGCCCAATTGCACCACTAATGAAGTATACCGCGGCATTATGGCTGATCGCTCTAAAGCCGTGTTTAACGGTCGCATTCATATTCATCCTGATGCTCAAAAAACATTGGCTGAATTAAGCAATAAAAACTTATTGCTAAGTGATAAAGCACAAATTAATACTAAGCCTGAATTAGAAATTTATGCGGATGATGTGAAATGTGCCCACGGCGCCACGGTTGCTCAGTTAAATGAAACCGCTAAGTTTTATTTGCAAAGCCGCGGCATTAGCGCACAAGAAGCAGACATCATGCTTAGCTTTGGTTTTATTAATGAATTATTAGAAAGTATTCCTCTTGAAGCGTTGCGCGTGTCTTTACGTCCATTATTAGCGCAGCAGTTCAGTACTGATAAATCGTTAACTCAGCATATACTTGCTGATGATGCGCAGGGGTAG
- a CDS encoding cysteine desulfurase has protein sequence MAFDVEVIREQFPILHQQVHDKPLVYLDNGATTQKPQVVIDAVNHYYTMDNSNVHRGAHALADRATIGFENARKTVQTFLNAKHSEEIIWTRGTTESINVVAQSFGAAFIKAGDEIIITAMEHHANIVPWQMLCERTGATLKVIPVSDAGELDMEAFTAMLNPNVKLVSVVHVSNALGTVNPVEKIIEQAHAIGAKVLIDGAQAVAHFEVDVQALDADFYVFSAHKVFGPTGIGCLYGKKELLDQMPPVQGGGEMIEKVSFAGTTYQGLPFKFESGTPNIAGVIGLGEALKFVMSLDRKAMLTYEEELLAYAHEKAAQCDGLRVVGTANKKAGVLSFLLAGAHPADVGMLLDQQGVAVRTGHHCAMPIMDQFKIPGTARASFSIYNTKADVDALFTAIEKVKMFL, from the coding sequence ATGGCATTTGATGTAGAAGTCATTCGCGAACAATTCCCAATCTTGCATCAACAGGTTCATGATAAACCGTTAGTGTATCTGGACAATGGTGCGACCACACAAAAGCCACAAGTGGTGATTGATGCGGTTAATCATTATTACACAATGGACAATAGTAATGTGCACCGTGGCGCTCATGCCTTAGCTGACCGTGCCACGATTGGTTTTGAAAATGCGCGCAAAACCGTGCAAACCTTTTTAAATGCCAAGCACAGTGAAGAAATTATTTGGACCCGTGGCACTACAGAAAGTATTAACGTGGTGGCACAAAGTTTTGGCGCGGCGTTTATAAAAGCCGGTGATGAAATTATTATCACGGCCATGGAGCATCACGCCAACATTGTGCCTTGGCAGATGTTATGTGAGCGCACAGGTGCCACCTTAAAAGTGATACCGGTGAGTGATGCAGGTGAGTTGGACATGGAAGCGTTTACCGCCATGTTAAACCCAAATGTAAAACTGGTTAGTGTGGTGCATGTGAGTAACGCACTGGGTACGGTTAACCCGGTTGAAAAAATTATTGAACAAGCCCATGCCATCGGTGCCAAAGTATTAATCGATGGTGCTCAAGCGGTGGCTCACTTTGAAGTAGATGTGCAGGCATTGGATGCGGATTTTTATGTGTTTTCTGCCCATAAAGTGTTTGGTCCAACGGGCATTGGCTGTTTGTACGGTAAAAAAGAATTGCTTGATCAAATGCCACCGGTTCAAGGTGGTGGTGAGATGATTGAGAAAGTCAGCTTTGCGGGCACCACTTATCAAGGGTTGCCCTTTAAATTTGAATCGGGGACCCCAAATATTGCTGGTGTAATTGGTTTGGGTGAAGCCCTTAAATTTGTAATGTCACTGGACCGTAAAGCCATGCTGACATACGAAGAAGAGTTATTGGCCTATGCCCACGAAAAAGCCGCTCAGTGCGACGGTTTACGCGTGGTGGGAACCGCCAATAAAAAAGCGGGCGTATTAAGCTTTTTGTTAGCAGGTGCACACCCAGCGGATGTGGGCATGTTGTTGGATCAACAAGGTGTGGCGGTTCGCACAGGCCATCATTGTGCAATGCCGATTATGGATCAGTTTAAAATTCCGGGAACAGCCCGCGCGTCGTTCTCAATTTACAATACGAAGGCGGATGTAGACGCACTGTTTACCGCCATCGAAAAAGTAAAAATGTTTTTATAA
- the cysE gene encoding serine O-acetyltransferase, with product MFKHIREDIACVFDRDPAARNTFEVLTTYPGLHALMHYRVANWCWRHGLQYLARMISFFSRWFTGIEIHPGATIGRRFFIDHGMGVVIGETAEIGDNVTLYHGVTLGGTSWNKGKRHPTLRDGVVIGAGAKVLGPIEIGENGRVGSNAVVTKDVPADATAVGIPGRIIVKKKDETEEQGRRRKAIADKIGFDAYGMTDEMPDPIARSIHNLLDHMQAVDEKIERMSCALGELGHKECTGQLPELKTELDEVGDVK from the coding sequence GTGTTTAAACACATACGAGAAGATATCGCATGCGTCTTTGATCGAGACCCTGCGGCACGCAACACATTTGAAGTGCTCACGACCTATCCGGGTTTACATGCCCTGATGCATTATCGTGTGGCCAATTGGTGTTGGAGGCACGGTTTGCAGTACCTCGCTCGTATGATTAGTTTTTTCAGTCGCTGGTTTACTGGGATTGAAATTCACCCCGGTGCCACCATTGGCCGTCGATTTTTTATCGACCACGGCATGGGTGTTGTTATTGGTGAGACGGCTGAAATCGGCGACAACGTGACTCTTTATCATGGTGTGACCTTGGGTGGCACCTCTTGGAATAAGGGTAAGCGTCACCCAACATTACGCGATGGGGTGGTGATTGGTGCCGGTGCTAAGGTGCTTGGGCCAATTGAGATTGGTGAAAATGGTCGTGTGGGCTCCAATGCGGTTGTCACCAAAGACGTGCCAGCGGACGCCACCGCGGTGGGAATACCTGGGCGAATTATCGTTAAGAAAAAAGACGAAACCGAAGAACAAGGGCGCAGAAGGAAAGCCATTGCCGACAAAATTGGGTTCGATGCTTATGGTATGACGGATGAAATGCCAGACCCAATTGCTCGCTCTATCCACAACTTACTTGACCATATGCAAGCGGTGGATGAAAAAATCGAGCGTATGAGTTGTGCGCTAGGAGAGCTTGGCCACAAGGAATGCACAGGTCAATTGCCTGAGCTTAAAACTGAACTAGACGAAGTGGGTGATGTTAAATAA
- a CDS encoding iron-sulfur cluster assembly accessory protein has protein sequence MSEVSTFSPNDITVSMTEKALAYARKQLSSNTDAKGIVLGVKKSGCSGFKYDLQLMTEIKGNEKVFQPASDVTLFVTAEALPYVNGTEIDYTTEGLNSTMKFNNPNAKDECGCGESFNV, from the coding sequence ATGAGTGAAGTAAGTACATTTTCTCCCAATGACATTACTGTCTCCATGACAGAAAAAGCATTGGCCTATGCGCGCAAACAACTGAGCAGTAATACTGATGCAAAAGGCATTGTATTGGGTGTGAAAAAAAGCGGCTGCTCTGGCTTTAAATACGATTTGCAGTTGATGACGGAAATCAAAGGCAATGAAAAAGTGTTTCAGCCTGCCAGTGATGTCACCTTGTTTGTGACCGCCGAAGCGTTGCCTTATGTGAATGGCACCGAGATCGACTACACCACAGAAGGGTTGAACAGTACGATGAAGTTCAACAACCCTAATGCGAAAGATGAGTGTGGTTGTGGTGAAAGTTTTAACGTTTAA